From the Odontesthes bonariensis isolate fOdoBon6 chromosome 9, fOdoBon6.hap1, whole genome shotgun sequence genome, the window GTAAACTCTTTTTTACTAAATCATTATTAAATGTAACaacctgaataaaaaaaaaataaaaaaaacaatgtgacTTTCTGGAGCCTCAACTCAGCTTAATTGCGTTCATTATTATACCAGCATAGTTTTACTGATTTATACGCGCTTTGGTATGAATTAACATTTGTCGGTATACAATTTAAGGTCACGAGAATGACAAAAAGCAGCTCACACTTAGCTGTTGCTCAAAGCAAATGCATGGATTAAGCTCATATGTCAGGAGGTGAGAGAGGCTGTCACTTGAATTCAGAGGAAAACACATTGTTCTCACCGCAGGTGCACTTCCTCCAGCATGGTGCAGCTTGTTCCTCTGTGCTTCCAGGTACTGACTGAAGGGCTTCCGGAGCGATGGTCCTAGTTTCGGCACAGACCTGACACAGCACAACCACGGAGCAGCAAaccaccaaaagaaaaaaaaaaaaacagaaaggagGAAGAATATTTAGGAACTCACCCTTTCAGCCACAAACCCAGGCTCTTCAACAACTAAAGCTGTGAATAAGCCGTCCTCCCTTTCTCTAAACACCAGCAAGCTCCTCGCTGATCCACCAGTCCACCAGCAtccaagcagcagcagctgagggCCCCATCCTACATGCGGGCCCAGTCTCCCAGCTGCTGCCGCCTCTAATTGTTACTGTGAGCAGAGGAGGCAGCTGAGAAGAATGAAGCACAAACTCCTCAGCCCTCCTTTTATAATACCAAGCTCTCTATAGGAGTGTGTGTCAGCCCCTTAAATCAGGAAGTTGAGTCGACATGATGTCATCACCTTTACCACCAATGCTGCCTTCACTGTGGATAGACAGCCAATCAGGGTGTGTTTATGTCCCTATTAGGCAGTGTGGATATGTTCACCAGGGGCCAGTCATAACGTACACCCTGTTCATTTCATACATGTTCCTGTAGTTTCACAATTTGGTTAGCAGCAGTACAGAGTCAAAGGGAATCTCTATATGATGACAAAACCTATCATTACATGCACAGAAAAACGCACTGCAGATTGTAAACAGACACCACAACCTTCTCACTACATGAATTCAATTCTGTCCCTAGTCGGGACATAAACATGTTGTCTAGACTAAgcaaaaaaagatgaaagataACAAACAGCAAATCGGGACAGGGTAATTCCTGATGTTGAACAAATCCAACTAAATCCGAGTGACTCGTTATCATCTCTCCCACTCTGCATACAAGCACACACGAATACACACCAAAAACATGCTGCATCAACAATGAAGCATCATTCGGACGAATCATAGCGAGTCACCAAAAGGAGTTTCATGGGAAAGAACCCTGAACTCCATTTCAAAATCAGAAAAAGACACATTGTTCTCTAAATACAGTCAGAGTTACCTCCTGCATAGTCACAAGCACAAATTTAGCAGCAAATTAACTTATTAAATGGTGTATTTTCTATAAAAGACGATCacatgtttaaaaagaaaaagataaatcttATGTAACCTTACCGATAAGTCATTGTCActactcttgtttctttttctcaataaaaagattaaaaaaaaaaaaaagttaaattttcGTTTCCAAATACCTAAAATCTTCGCCAATTCTGGAAAGTGTTACTTTACCTTCTACAACCTTGAAATTAGCCAAGTCGGAGATTAGTAAGAAGTTTCTAAGTGCTTATTTTGCCCAATGTCTATGATTGTGTTTCACGCCTAGTTGGGACAGTCCTCTCAGTCAAAACTCGACTTGGTGAGTCAGATCGACATGTTCGGATGGGACCTCACACGCCTGACCACCAGTGCTGTAGAGACTGATCGCATGTGGAGGGGTGTGGGGGCAAGAAATACCTTTGCatgtgggggggaaaaaaaaaaaaaaaaaaaaaaaaaaaagcatgcatgcATGTACGCCTCTGCAGTGAAAGCATTTATTCATACAGGATCCCCAATCAGTGGTTTACCAATGCACTGCCAACCACGACGTCGGTGAAAAGCTTATTAACACGCAGTGTGCAGACACTTACCCAAGGAGTGACACCATTTGCTCCACTATGTGCTTGCTGAAGGTAATGATAACAAAAAGTTTctggaggaaaaagagaaagagagatgaGTGAGCTTTTAAGGCTTGTTAAACCGATCAGAGATTACAGAGACATTTGCAGAACGAGTGTGCTGTACAACGTAGTGTTCGAGGAACAAATCAATTAAGAAGTGTCGCGAAAGGAAACTTGCCTGGAAGACATTTGTTGGACTTTTAACGACGGTGGCACATCTGTGGGAAATTGAGGCCACATCTGCCACTGTTCACAGACACGCTAATTACAAAACTCAAACCTGGCACTAAAGTTCAATTTTGGGCCGTGAGGGGCTTCGTGTGGTTTGCAATAGACCCAAGCGGTGGGCCGGGGCCGGGGGTGGGGTCCAAAACCACATTTATTTTTCTCCGGTTCTGAAACTGATCAACTTTAAACAGCATGACACATGGCCCCCTGGACAAAATCAGACAGGAAATGTCACGTGATGTTCAAGAAGTTCAAAGTACACAaatgggggaagaaaaaaaaaaaaagacaccccCCCAGTCTCCTTGAAGCTTTTTACAGTCTGTTCAGTTTCCTTCTCTCTGGTCAAACTTCTCATGTCCACTCACCAGCATCCATCCCCCCCTGCAGTCTGACGGGTCTCTTTGTCTGAGGCCTCGCAGTGAGATCACTGACTGGTACCACCAAGATAAATTAACTCAGTTTACTGAGATACTGAGCGACTCACTTGGATACAGACAGCCTCTTATTGTCCCGGCTCATATTAGTCACAATGCTGTGGCAGACTCAACAGTACCCTCCATGATGAaccttttacttttttctttttggatctgGTGCTCGTTTTAAGAATCCAAACTCTCGTTTATGACTTCTTAAAAAACGTCCCTCCTTTCATCTGCGGCCCGTTTGTACAGTTTGGAAGCATACCCGAGCTCAAAGAATTTCAAAGGAGGAGGAATCCCCAGAGGAACTGAGCACCGTCAGAAAGAGTTAACCAGAAGTGCGCAGTAAGGAGTTTCATAGTAACCAACTCGTGATCTCAGCAGAAGGTTTGATCTTTCCCACGTTCTGAGGTTGTGGAGATGGTTCACAGCGAGTCAGTCAGCGTTGCAGACCTCTATTCTTATGAATGTATTTTTCAGATGCGTCATTACATTGTGGTCAGTCAATTGCGATGATATGAAACAGGATGAATTCAATCAGATGTCAAGATGCAACGTCTATGTGAGCATGTGCCTGTACGGTTCATGTTAAAgagggaaaagaagaagaagcatcaCAGAGCAACTCAAAGTTTGACCAATCTTTGATAAATACTTGATCTACATTACTGACCTGTATGTGCATCTTGATGATGGCTTTCCCAATTAGAGTTGCTCCAAAGAAAGTCCAGAAGGGAACCAAGAAATGGCCGCAGGTTATTCCGGCCAAGTCAAAGAGAGGATTGGGAATCTGACAAAGACACAACAATCTTACGGACTTATAGTATTGACACGACCATGTGGATCGTATATATTACACTTCAGTAACCGAGTCAGTTAAGTAAGGTGTGTACTGGTGAGAAAAACTaatttaacatgcatgtttcttcAAATAAAAGTACAGGAATGTCTTAAATGAGACCCTGAAAAAAAATATCCTACTCACTGAGGCGCAAGCCAAGATCCCAAAGAATCCCACTTTCTGCACCATGTGCTGGACTCCCAGTTTGGCTCTTGTGACAAAGTCCTgacaaaaaaggagaaaaagaaaagaaaaatcaattgaaatgctttttgactCCAGATACGATTGGGTGTGATCGTCTACAACCATTTTCAGGTGCTGTGGGGCTTTCAGATCTTGTTAGATTTCCTTGGATTTAAATACTTACAGACAAACGACGATCTCTGAATACATAAACCCCCCTACTAAAATAACCACAGCACATCTTGAGCAGTCGTGCTGTCTGCAGTGTTATAATAAGAAACAAGAGTCTCGGTAGGAGTATGATGAAACGAGTATGATGAAATGGCCATTTCGAGGCGCTGTGAGTTTTTAAAAGTTTGGGTCAATTTTGTGGGACTTCAGTGAAAAAGCTGTGTGGTACAAAAGCACCGCGGCTCTATTGATTACATCTCTATTCCCATGGGGGCTGAAATGTCTGTGGTTACATGGTGAAGATCATAGCCGGGCCAGGAAGAAGATTAAAAGGCGGTTTCAAAAACTGGCACCTTATCTTAAGTCACGGTTTAGCCTCAgtttaaacaattaaaaacactCATACGTTACAAGCTCTGATTCAGCTCTTTATTTTCCCCTCCCCATCTTAGATTTTGTTCCCATAACTCATGTGTCGAGTCTTCACAAGACTGCCTCTGACTCGCTCATGTAGCTGTTGCTTAGAAGGGTAGATTCTGAATAAAACCCCATAATAAACAGTCTGATGCCAGGGTGGCCTTCTCAGCCGACAACTAGTCAAGTGAGATTAGGTGATATCCACGACCCCTCCGCTTTCTATTCGGCTGACTCAGCATCTGATCTCAGCAGTCTCCAGTCATGTGAACTTTGTTCCTCACGGAGCTGTCCGTCATTCAAATTAGAGGCCAGTGAGAAGAAAGATGGAGGGCGGGTGGAGGGAGGGAGGCAAAGCCCGAGGGATGATTAAAGAGGGAGCTGTGCTCAGGGTGACTCACCCACCAACAAGCAGATTTACTGGAAGAGCAAGAAGGGAGGGGCTTCACTGAAGTCACATGCTGCTTTACAACCAATCACTGTCCAGTGGCCCCACGGTCAGTTGTGCATTATAAAAATGAGACCAAATCAATAAGATATCGCACCAAGTGGAAGGAAAGCGTGGAAACAACTACGCTGCCATGAGGCCACTTCTTCTACTTCGACAGTAGGCGTAGTTGCTTAACTTTTTCCAACTACGGCTGACGGTCACAGTTAAAAtgaaaaacttttttcttttttaaatggctGTTTTCTTCTTCGAGAAATCTTTCAGAATCAagtagaaggaaaaaaaaaaaaaagtgacattttAAAGGTCAAAGTGTCACCTTTTTGGGCTTCACAGAATCAGGTGAGACACACACCCGAGGTTAGCAGCAGggctccgaaccggttcaaggaACGAAAACCAAAAACGAATTTTACGAGGAACGGAAACAAAAACTaaatggtcttcaactgttccggaacagaaacgttattctgaaatccacaaaaccggttaataacgtttttttttttttcattctctatatattttataaaatttcacaaaagcgtagcctttgtcagggaaaaaaaaataaaaaaaagactacttccGGTTGTGCGTTCACGTCGCTGCCCGCTAAGCTCAATGCAGGCAGCTGTCACGAATCACCGTGACGTCACCTAGTTCCAGCGTTAGCCCCACGAGCCTGTTTTTGACACTGATGAGTAAAATCTTGCCCGTCGTAGTTCTTTAGTGATCAAAAGTTGTTTTATGCAGTAGGATGTTATGACCATACAGCAGATGAATCGTTACTTTAATAAATCCGAAAGTATGAAATGTTAACGTTGTCAGGTTTACTGACAAAAAGGATTTAAGTGTCAGTAGGAATACACTGTCGGGACGAATGAAACACTTGTTTCAATCGTCACCCACGCCTTAATGCTgggtcaaaataaaacaggaggaTCCACTATAAATTCTGCAACAGGGCTCATATAACTAGCCTAAAgcaataataatagaataagtgAATTAGATGAAATATAGTCTTCAGATTTGCAGAAAAAAAGCTTAACAGAAATTTGGATCTCGCGCATTGGCGCAAATGTTTCATTCGTCCCGGCTCTCCCCCACTTATCCAGAATGGTTTTTGATAAGAAATTATTTATCACAGAATAGGCCTATAGGCTGCAGTAAGCTATGTGGGATGGATAGCCCGTCTGAATGTCTTTGGATGCTgccggtgatttattatttttgggcatagagctacggtgtaaatcaagggcaaatactaatgagtacgtctattctaaggtaaagtccaCACACGTAGACTTGATAGGCCCGCCAAACACTGCCGGAATGATAAGAACGAACGGTATTTTATgttccgaaccggttcaggaacgatatgttggtggcggaacgcaagaacgaaaacgttaaacatgcctgaaccgttcggaacgattgaaaaataatttagtTTTCAAGCCCTGGTTAGCAGTGCTTCTCAAGACAATATACAAAAGATTATTTGGATTTATGATCCCGTGTAGAAAACCTTCTGAAAAAGTTtagaaaaagtttttaaaaaaaagaaaaaaagaaaagaccaaGCCAACTCTCTTTATAGATACTTTTGCCAACTCTCACCTGAGCACCCTCGGCCTGCTCCAGCATCTCCTCGAACTCCTCGTAATCTTCATCATCCGGATCAGCTCCTGACTGACGGGCCGCTCTGGCCATGAAATACGGAGGCAGCTCTCCGATGGCAGTGCCTGCACCCTGAACACACGCAGCGGAAAATGTTACAGCTTCACATTTGCTTGCTCATTTCCCACATCGACTCAGATACATTACTTCTTGGGATTTTCACACAAATGAGATAAACAGTATTTTCTGCCAGGCAGCCACATAAAAGCATGCAGAAATAACATCATGTGCAGACTTCACATACTTGGAGAGGTTGTCAGCTGCCTCTACCAAACATTCTTGCCATTGTATCACTTTCAGAACAATGAGTTGCATCCTTGTTTAAACTACAACTCACCCACATGCAAGCCTCCAGGCGGACCTTTGACATGATTGAGAGGAGGGAGATGCTGCCCTCCTCCCCTCCAAGTTGGGGGCAGACAATCTGATCTGGGTAGGGAGGCTCTGGGAAGTCTGTGGACCCGCACTCATATGCTGCCAGGGTAACTGATGCTATGTGTGGACCCTGAGAGACAGATATGGAAATAATGAGATACTTTGACGGACTGGAAACCACACTGATGGACAGTATACAGGCACATGCACATAGAATGACTGTCCAGTCTGTGTTATGAAACACAACAAGGGCCCAAAGGTGAGAGTTAATGTTCTAAACACGGTTACTTGGGCGAGCCAAGAAAAGAAATACGCACACAACCGGATATATATGAAAAATATCATCATTAATCTTCTATGTCAACGTTAGGTATTCGTAACAGGAACAAGAGTTTAATAAGCACTACACGCTCAAGTAGTCCAATAGCTGCAATGAGACTTACTTCCACGAATGTGTACGGTTCAGTTTGATTTCCAACCGCTTCACAAAAGGTTTCGGAATCTGATAGAGGTCATTGTGGGGCCTGCAATGTGTGGTAATGTCTAACCGCATTGGAATGAAGTGTTTCTAATTTGTAGCACGCCATGATTAAATGTAATTACATTTGATCCTGTTTTGAATGGTTTAACCCATACAATATGCCCGCagtcacatacacacatgcatcaACTGTAGCTGAGTCATAAAGTCTTCCTGACAGGTAAGGAAGTCACCATTTATCACTGTCAACATGTCTGGTGAGGCAGAGCCACCTGGCCCACCTGTGCCTGGAACACAGCTAGTAAAGTTGTGCTCCTTTAAGGTTGTACCAGCATTGGTGGTGGCAGATTGACTCAAACTGCTCCATCAAAGAAGCCCAGTCC encodes:
- the vmp1 gene encoding vacuole membrane protein 1, translated to MAANGASCEQPQKRAGPKDKQNGNTADLSVRERRQRDKEERLSLLLWRRPVTTLHYFLLETLFKLKELTSKLWQQRGTVFLFLVLCSLFSIAYSTEGAHQQYVQYLEKKFLWCAYWVGLGILSSVGLGTGLHTFLLYLGPHIASVTLAAYECGSTDFPEPPYPDQIVCPQLGGEEGSISLLSIMSKVRLEACMWGAGTAIGELPPYFMARAARQSGADPDDEDYEEFEEMLEQAEGAQDFVTRAKLGVQHMVQKVGFFGILACASIPNPLFDLAGITCGHFLVPFWTFFGATLIGKAIIKMHIQKLFVIITFSKHIVEQMVSLLGSVPKLGPSLRKPFSQYLEAQRNKLHHAGGSAPADENWLSWVFEKVVLVMVCYFVISIINSMAQSYAKRLQQLRHSEEKTK